The following are encoded together in the Deltaproteobacteria bacterium genome:
- a CDS encoding AgmX/PglI C-terminal domain-containing protein, giving the protein MRSEGRRVLNVVARWEEQILWHRQLEAGEGIEAGPEAGCALVLPEALLAQTQALVEHEAGGCLLSVPPGGRLVLHASDESGAPARVLSGGERASLSDGERAELELGAVRLQLFYGERPESVRRPAVGWDLRAHRGTLVSFGLHALVLLLVAAIPPDGMALTTGSFAVNPRFIPLLTLAKEDKDRLPAWLLRATEGGGGGRAAPGPAGRMGKKDAPRTGKRAAVKGSDDRFQPAGAMDVQNTGALAALRSSRTLALLLDPTKRALGDEAEQALGGLVGNQVGEDYGVGGLSLSGPGRGGGCEGGDPAKCGFVGVGKGDLGRIGPLKGPGSGDKWGPGHRASLPPPKAARIHVGGGEVVHKGGLSKEIIRRVVKQHRNEISFCYQRELQANPRLGGRLVVRFVIQGNGRVAFANVAESELQSRPVEGCVTQAVRRWEFPAPQGGGLVDVTYPFVLRSAGQLAGAE; this is encoded by the coding sequence ATGCGTTCCGAAGGCCGACGTGTGCTCAACGTGGTGGCGCGGTGGGAGGAGCAGATCCTCTGGCATCGACAGCTCGAGGCGGGGGAGGGGATCGAGGCCGGCCCCGAGGCGGGCTGCGCGCTCGTGCTGCCGGAGGCGCTGCTCGCGCAGACGCAGGCGCTGGTGGAGCACGAGGCGGGCGGGTGCCTCCTCTCCGTCCCGCCGGGAGGGAGGCTGGTCCTACACGCGAGCGACGAGAGCGGCGCCCCGGCGCGCGTCTTGTCGGGGGGCGAGCGCGCGTCGCTTTCCGACGGAGAGCGGGCCGAGCTCGAGCTCGGTGCGGTGCGCCTGCAGCTCTTCTACGGCGAGCGCCCCGAGAGCGTGCGGCGTCCGGCCGTGGGCTGGGACCTGCGGGCCCATCGCGGGACGCTCGTATCGTTCGGGCTGCACGCGCTGGTGCTGCTGCTCGTGGCGGCCATCCCGCCCGACGGTATGGCGCTGACGACCGGGAGCTTCGCCGTGAACCCGCGCTTCATCCCGCTCCTCACGCTGGCCAAGGAGGACAAGGATCGCCTCCCGGCCTGGCTGCTCAGGGCCACCGAGGGGGGTGGCGGTGGACGCGCGGCCCCCGGGCCGGCCGGACGGATGGGCAAGAAGGACGCACCGCGCACGGGTAAGCGCGCCGCGGTGAAGGGGAGCGACGACCGCTTCCAGCCCGCGGGGGCGATGGACGTGCAGAACACGGGGGCGCTGGCCGCGCTGCGCTCGAGCCGCACGCTCGCGCTGCTCCTCGATCCGACGAAGCGCGCGCTCGGGGACGAGGCGGAGCAGGCGCTCGGCGGGCTCGTCGGCAATCAGGTGGGCGAGGACTACGGCGTGGGCGGGCTCTCCCTGTCGGGACCGGGGCGCGGCGGCGGCTGCGAGGGCGGCGACCCGGCGAAGTGCGGGTTCGTGGGAGTGGGCAAGGGGGACCTCGGGCGCATCGGGCCGCTCAAGGGTCCGGGCTCGGGCGACAAGTGGGGCCCCGGGCACAGGGCGAGTCTTCCTCCGCCCAAGGCCGCGCGCATCCACGTCGGCGGCGGCGAGGTGGTGCACAAGGGCGGCCTGAGCAAGGAGATCATCCGTCGCGTCGTGAAGCAGCACCGGAACGAGATCAGCTTCTGCTACCAGAGGGAGCTCCAGGCCAACCCGCGCCTCGGGGGCCGCCTGGTGGTGCGCTTCGTGATTCAGGGCAACGGGCGCGTGGCCTTCGCGAACGTGGCGGAGAGCGAGCTCCAGAGTCGACCGGTGGAGGGGTGCGTGACGCAGGCGGTGCGGCGCTGGGAGTTTCCGGCTCCGCAGGGCGGAGGGCTCGTGGACGTGACCTATCCCTTCGTGCTGCGCTCGGCCGGACAGCTCGCCGGAGCCGAGTAG
- a CDS encoding DUF58 domain-containing protein: MFARELIKKIRRIEIYTNRLVNDQLAGHYHSVFKGRGMAFEEVRQYQPGDDIRLIDWNVSARMNDVFVKLFVEERELTVMLLVDMSASGLFGTHSQTKREIAAEMAAVVAFSAIKNNDRVGLIVFTDRVEKFVPPKKGKKHVLRVVSEILTFRPESRRTDVACGLEFLGRVTKRKSVAFLLTDFLGEAPEGTLDPRSYGLPRRLEHALKVVRRKHDLIPVTITDPLEEALPALGIVELLDFETGEQLSFDAAGPEGAAFAQLVRRAKEVREAFFRKLKIDFINLRTDEPYVEALVQFFRAREKRLAHG, from the coding sequence GTGTTCGCCCGCGAGCTGATCAAGAAGATCCGGCGTATCGAGATCTACACCAACCGGCTGGTCAACGATCAGCTCGCCGGGCACTACCACAGCGTCTTCAAGGGGCGCGGGATGGCCTTCGAGGAGGTGCGTCAGTACCAGCCGGGCGACGACATCCGCCTCATCGACTGGAACGTCTCGGCGCGCATGAACGACGTCTTCGTCAAGCTCTTCGTCGAGGAGCGCGAGCTGACGGTCATGTTGCTCGTGGACATGAGCGCCTCGGGGCTCTTCGGCACGCACAGCCAGACCAAGCGCGAGATTGCCGCCGAGATGGCGGCCGTCGTGGCCTTCTCGGCGATCAAGAACAACGACCGCGTGGGGCTCATCGTCTTCACCGACCGGGTGGAGAAGTTCGTACCGCCCAAGAAGGGCAAGAAGCACGTCCTGCGGGTGGTGAGCGAGATCCTGACCTTTCGCCCCGAGAGCCGTCGCACCGATGTGGCCTGCGGGCTCGAGTTTCTCGGCCGCGTCACCAAGCGCAAGAGCGTGGCGTTCCTCTTGACGGACTTTCTCGGGGAGGCGCCCGAGGGGACGCTCGACCCGCGGAGCTACGGGCTGCCGCGCCGGCTCGAGCACGCGCTGAAGGTGGTGCGGCGCAAGCACGACCTGATCCCGGTCACGATCACCGATCCGCTCGAGGAGGCGCTACCGGCGCTCGGGATCGTGGAGCTCCTCGACTTCGAGACCGGGGAGCAGCTCTCCTTCGACGCCGCCGGGCCCGAGGGGGCGGCCTTCGCCCAGCTCGTGCGCCGCGCGAAGGAGGTGCGAGAGGCCTTCTTCCGCAAGCTGAAGATCGACTTCATCAATCTGCGGACGGACGAACCCTACGTCGAGGCGCTGGTGCAGTTCTTCCGGGCGCGCGAAAAGCGGCTGGCGCACGGATGA
- a CDS encoding MoxR family ATPase, which yields MHSEVRVINEMVMAESAFVERLGSEVAKVIVGQKHMVERILIGLLTGGHVLLEGVPGLAKTLAVKTVSDTLQFAFSRVQFTPDLLPADIIGTIIYNPHSGQFSAKQGPIFANLVLADEINRAPAKVQSALLEAMQERQVTIGDTTYPLPSPFMVMATQNPIEHEGTYPLPEAQLDRFMLMIKVSYPTREEERLIMDRMTSGVNPTADKVIGPEELVRARGVVNQVYVDEKVRDYIVDVVSATRWPEKHGLKGLADFIEYGASPRASIYLNLAARAHAFIKRRGFVTPEDVKAVGPDVLRHRVILTYEAEAEEITTEDLIRKLFEQIEVP from the coding sequence ATGCATTCCGAGGTTCGCGTCATTAACGAGATGGTGATGGCCGAGAGCGCCTTCGTGGAGCGCCTCGGCAGCGAGGTGGCCAAGGTCATCGTCGGGCAGAAGCACATGGTGGAGCGGATCCTGATCGGGCTGCTCACCGGCGGGCACGTGCTGCTCGAGGGGGTGCCGGGGCTGGCGAAGACCCTGGCCGTCAAGACCGTGAGCGACACGCTGCAGTTCGCTTTCTCGCGCGTGCAGTTCACCCCCGACCTGCTGCCGGCCGACATCATCGGCACGATCATCTACAACCCGCACAGCGGGCAGTTCTCGGCCAAGCAGGGGCCGATCTTCGCCAACCTCGTGCTGGCCGACGAGATCAACCGCGCGCCGGCCAAGGTGCAGAGCGCGCTCCTCGAGGCGATGCAGGAGCGGCAGGTCACGATCGGCGACACGACCTATCCGCTCCCGTCCCCCTTCATGGTCATGGCCACGCAGAACCCGATCGAGCACGAGGGGACCTATCCCCTCCCCGAGGCGCAGCTCGACCGCTTCATGCTGATGATCAAGGTCAGCTACCCGACCCGCGAGGAGGAGCGCCTGATCATGGACCGCATGACCTCGGGGGTGAATCCGACGGCCGACAAGGTCATCGGGCCCGAGGAGCTCGTGCGGGCGCGCGGGGTCGTGAACCAGGTCTACGTGGACGAGAAGGTGCGCGACTACATCGTGGACGTGGTTTCGGCCACGCGCTGGCCGGAGAAGCACGGCCTGAAGGGGCTGGCGGACTTCATCGAGTACGGCGCGAGCCCGCGGGCCTCGATCTACCTGAACCTGGCCGCGCGGGCCCACGCGTTCATCAAGCGGCGCGGCTTCGTCACCCCCGAGGACGTGAAGGCGGTGGGCCCGGACGTGCTCCGGCACCGCGTGATCCTGACCTACGAGGCGGAGGCCGAGGAGATCACCACCGAGGACCTGATTCGCAAGCTCTTCGAGCAGATCGAAGTGCCCTAG
- a CDS encoding N-methyl-D-aspartate receptor NMDAR2C subunit — protein sequence MREELRDPATRFARAARAAGANRPADGVVADLLARYAEPRRHYHTLTHVLDCLSLFDRFEALAERPAEVELALWFHDAVYDPERSDNEAESARLADEALRVLEVPEPCRTRVVRAIEATRHHDATEGDAALLVDLDLAILGADAESFRRFEEQIRSEYAQVPDALFRMGRRQVLAGFLGRPRIYRHTRLAELFEGPARANLARRIEELSRS from the coding sequence ATGCGCGAGGAGCTGAGAGACCCGGCCACCCGCTTCGCTCGCGCGGCGCGCGCGGCGGGGGCCAACCGGCCTGCGGATGGCGTCGTGGCCGACCTGCTGGCGCGCTACGCCGAGCCGCGGCGGCACTATCACACGCTGACGCACGTCCTCGACTGTCTCTCGCTGTTCGACCGCTTCGAAGCGCTCGCCGAGCGGCCCGCGGAGGTCGAGCTCGCGCTCTGGTTCCACGACGCCGTTTACGATCCCGAACGGAGCGACAACGAGGCCGAGAGCGCCAGGCTGGCGGACGAGGCCCTGCGGGTGCTCGAGGTCCCGGAGCCTTGCCGCACGCGCGTCGTGCGCGCCATCGAGGCCACGCGACACCACGACGCGACCGAGGGCGACGCTGCGCTCTTGGTCGACCTCGACCTGGCCATCCTAGGCGCCGACGCCGAGAGCTTCAGGCGCTTCGAGGAGCAGATTCGCTCCGAGTACGCGCAGGTCCCCGACGCGCTCTTTCGCATGGGTCGGCGACAGGTGCTCGCGGGCTTTCTCGGTCGCCCGCGGATCTACCGGCACACGCGGCTCGCCGAGCTCTTCGAAGGCCCGGCACGGGCGAACCTGGCCCGGCGTATCGAGGAGCTCTCGCGCTCCTGA
- a CDS encoding metallophosphoesterase: MLNCVRMHRYLIVSDLHLADTEEHADGWKDYKHPRHLFDDRMAELLGRFAARAQPGDELTFVLNGDIVDFDLVCAVPEAPPWPVSPGERMYGLNPTEAKSVWKLERVLAHHPILVEALARYVGAGHRVVYVAGNHDPEMFFPGVQAAWRGAILARAAELGLAVRDDQLVVEPWFFYVPGEIYAEHGHQYDVYTSLRSVLDPTVPGPEGPEIALPMGNLSNRRMMSRMGFFNPHASDYILNVFRYVAHWFRHYAFSRRSLVLPWFFGSLSTVAALLTTKGRQQRHRLDYRALLAAQAERGHMPLPEVKVINRLRRLPIAGRLYRVIREFWLDRLAIAVLMTGGTIALALVPIPLWIKLMVPLSSFPLVYFVYEWFAHGENIFNVEQECHKAALELGRLLMTRVVTFGHTHVPGVKPLLPGVSYVNTGTWAAVPDQADRKALRLGLRNTLLLEVDGENERLDLESWVEPQAAPTGASRGGRRSL, from the coding sequence ATGCTGAATTGCGTACGGATGCACCGCTACCTGATCGTCTCCGACCTGCACCTCGCCGACACCGAAGAACACGCCGACGGCTGGAAGGACTACAAGCACCCGCGGCACCTGTTCGACGACCGAATGGCCGAGCTGCTCGGGCGCTTCGCCGCGCGCGCGCAACCGGGCGACGAGCTCACCTTCGTGCTCAACGGGGACATCGTAGACTTCGATCTCGTCTGCGCCGTGCCCGAGGCGCCCCCCTGGCCCGTCTCGCCGGGGGAGCGCATGTACGGCCTGAATCCCACCGAGGCCAAGTCGGTCTGGAAGCTGGAGCGCGTGCTCGCGCACCACCCGATCCTGGTCGAGGCGCTCGCGCGGTACGTCGGCGCGGGGCATCGCGTGGTCTACGTGGCGGGAAACCACGACCCCGAGATGTTCTTCCCCGGCGTGCAGGCCGCGTGGCGCGGGGCGATCCTCGCGCGGGCCGCCGAGCTCGGCCTCGCGGTGCGCGACGACCAGCTTGTCGTCGAGCCGTGGTTCTTCTACGTGCCGGGCGAGATCTACGCCGAGCACGGACACCAGTACGACGTCTACACCTCGCTGCGTTCGGTGCTCGACCCGACGGTCCCCGGCCCCGAGGGCCCCGAGATCGCCCTGCCGATGGGGAACCTCTCCAACCGGCGCATGATGAGCCGCATGGGGTTCTTCAACCCGCACGCCTCGGATTACATCCTGAACGTCTTCCGTTACGTCGCGCACTGGTTCCGGCACTACGCCTTCAGCCGACGCAGCCTCGTCCTGCCGTGGTTCTTCGGCAGCCTCTCCACCGTCGCCGCGCTCCTCACCACGAAGGGGCGGCAGCAGCGGCACCGACTGGACTATCGCGCGCTGCTCGCCGCGCAGGCCGAACGCGGGCACATGCCGCTCCCCGAGGTGAAGGTGATCAATCGGCTCCGCCGCCTGCCCATCGCCGGCCGCCTCTACCGCGTGATCCGCGAGTTCTGGCTCGACCGGCTGGCCATCGCCGTGCTGATGACCGGCGGCACCATCGCCCTCGCGCTCGTGCCGATTCCCCTCTGGATCAAGCTCATGGTGCCGCTCTCCAGCTTTCCCCTGGTCTACTTCGTCTACGAATGGTTCGCGCACGGCGAGAACATCTTCAACGTGGAGCAGGAGTGTCACAAGGCGGCGCTCGAGCTCGGCCGCCTGCTGATGACGCGCGTCGTGACCTTCGGCCACACGCACGTGCCGGGGGTCAAGCCGCTCTTGCCGGGGGTCTCCTACGTGAACACCGGCACCTGGGCGGCCGTGCCCGATCAGGCCGACCGGAAGGCCCTGCGCCTCGGCCTGCGCAACACCCTGCTCCTCGAGGTGGACGGCGAGAACGAGCGCCTGGACCTCGAGAGCTGGGTCGAGCCCCAGGCCGCCCCCACCGGGGCGAGCCGCGGGGGCCGGCGCTCGCTCTGA